From Sphingopyxis sp. USTB-05, the proteins below share one genomic window:
- a CDS encoding helix-turn-helix domain-containing protein, with product MQVATLGEQLREWRTRRRMSQMDLALDTEISTRHLSFIETGRSKPSAQMLQRIADCLEVPHRARNALLLAAGYAPDYQERALDSDEMAGMRAIVEHVLKGHEPYPALAVDRHWNMIAANSAVEILAGLAAPHLFEPPVNVLRIALHPEGLAPHIVNRGEWRAHLLERLDHQVDASGDAGLIALRMELAAYPIAEDSHHRSAANGIAVPLILNTPMGQIRFVSTMTIFGTPVDITLSELAIEAFFPADAESAALLQTLSER from the coding sequence ATGCAAGTCGCAACGCTCGGCGAACAATTGCGCGAATGGCGCACGCGCCGCCGGATGAGCCAGATGGACCTCGCGCTCGATACCGAGATTTCGACGAGGCACCTGAGCTTCATCGAGACAGGTCGGTCGAAACCGAGCGCGCAAATGTTGCAACGGATCGCCGACTGTCTCGAAGTGCCGCATCGGGCGCGCAATGCGCTGCTGCTTGCGGCGGGCTATGCGCCGGATTACCAGGAACGCGCGCTCGACAGCGACGAAATGGCGGGGATGCGCGCGATCGTCGAGCATGTACTGAAAGGGCACGAACCCTATCCCGCGCTCGCGGTCGACCGGCACTGGAATATGATCGCGGCGAACAGCGCCGTCGAGATCCTCGCTGGCCTAGCGGCGCCGCATCTGTTCGAACCGCCCGTCAACGTGCTCCGCATCGCGCTGCATCCCGAGGGGCTGGCGCCGCATATCGTCAATCGCGGCGAGTGGCGCGCGCATCTGCTCGAACGGCTCGATCATCAGGTCGATGCGAGCGGCGATGCCGGGCTGATCGCGCTGCGTATGGAACTGGCGGCCTACCCCATCGCGGAAGACTCGCACCATCGCAGCGCAGCGAACGGCATTGCGGTACCGCTAATCCTGAACACGCCAATGGGGCAGATCCGCTTCGTCTCGACGATGACGATTTTCGGTACGCCGGTCGATATCACGCTATCGGAGCTCGCGATCGAGGCGTTTTTCCCGGCGGATGCGGAGAGTGCGGCGCTGTTGCAGACGCTGTCCGAGCGATAA
- the phaR gene encoding polyhydroxyalkanoate synthesis repressor PhaR, whose protein sequence is MAKSKAGATEDGVVTIKKYANRRLYDTERSCYITLEDLGTMVRDGREFRVVDAKSGDDITHNVLTQIIMDEETRGETLLPVNFLRHLIGMYGDKMQSMVPQYLEASMTAFRKNQQDVRSAFEGALGSNPLAELTRRNMEMFQQAAGAFIPGASGGKAKDAEIAALRAEVAELKAELAKKN, encoded by the coding sequence ATGGCGAAGTCCAAGGCGGGGGCGACGGAAGATGGCGTCGTCACGATCAAGAAATACGCCAACCGGCGCCTCTACGATACCGAGCGTAGCTGCTACATCACGCTCGAGGATCTTGGGACCATGGTTCGGGATGGTCGCGAATTCCGCGTCGTCGATGCCAAGAGCGGCGACGACATTACCCATAATGTCCTGACGCAGATCATCATGGACGAGGAAACGCGCGGCGAAACCCTGTTGCCGGTCAATTTCCTCCGCCATCTGATCGGCATGTACGGCGACAAGATGCAGTCGATGGTGCCGCAATATCTCGAAGCTTCGATGACCGCATTCCGCAAGAACCAGCAAGATGTCCGCTCCGCATTCGAAGGGGCGCTGGGGTCGAACCCGCTTGCCGAACTCACGCGTCGCAATATGGAAATGTTCCAGCAGGCGGCGGGGGCCTTCATCCCAGGCGCAAGCGGTGGAAAGGCCAAGGATGCGGAGATCGCCGCCCTCCGGGCCGAAGTGGCCGAACTCAAGGCCGAGCTCGCAAAGAAGAACTAG
- the lpdA gene encoding dihydrolipoyl dehydrogenase yields the protein MADTNYDLIVLGSGPGGYVAAIRAAQLGLKTAIVERENLGGICLNWGCIPTKALLRSAEIYHYMQHAGDYGLVAAQISADIDAVVKRSRGVAKQLSQGVAFLMKKHKITVHMGEGKLTAPGKLEVKGEKGTETLSAKNIIVATGARARDLPFAPADGKRIWTYRHALVPPEMPKKLLVIGSGAIGIEFASFYSDMGVDVTVVEMLDRLVPVEDADVSAFLEKALKKQGMTIFTGAGVEELKATATGVTAKIKTKDGKTESAEFSHAIVAIGIVPNTENIGLETLGVKTTKGHIDTDAMCRTNIPGIWAIGDVTAPPWLAHKAMHESVISVEAIAGNHPHAMDPRNIPGCTYCRPQIASVGLTEAKAKELGYEVKSGTFPFIGNGKAIALGEAEGFTKTVFDAKTGELLGAHMIGAEVTELIQGYTIGKTAELVEDDFIGTVFPHPTLSETMHEGVLAAFGRPLHI from the coding sequence GTGGCCGATACCAACTACGACCTCATCGTCCTCGGCTCAGGCCCCGGCGGCTATGTCGCGGCGATCCGCGCGGCGCAGCTTGGGCTGAAAACCGCAATCGTAGAGCGCGAAAATCTTGGCGGCATTTGCCTCAACTGGGGCTGCATCCCGACCAAGGCTTTGCTCCGCTCGGCCGAAATCTATCATTATATGCAGCATGCGGGCGACTATGGCCTCGTCGCGGCGCAGATCAGCGCCGATATCGATGCCGTCGTGAAGCGCAGCCGCGGCGTTGCGAAGCAGCTCAGCCAAGGCGTCGCCTTCCTGATGAAGAAGCACAAGATCACCGTCCATATGGGCGAAGGCAAGTTGACCGCGCCGGGCAAGCTGGAGGTGAAGGGCGAGAAGGGGACAGAGACCCTCTCCGCCAAGAATATCATCGTCGCGACGGGCGCCCGCGCGCGCGACCTGCCGTTCGCTCCCGCAGACGGCAAGCGCATCTGGACCTACCGTCACGCGCTCGTCCCGCCCGAAATGCCGAAGAAACTGCTCGTCATCGGATCGGGTGCGATCGGCATCGAATTTGCGAGCTTCTACAGCGACATGGGCGTCGATGTGACCGTCGTCGAAATGCTCGACCGCCTCGTCCCCGTCGAGGATGCCGATGTGTCGGCCTTCCTCGAAAAGGCGCTCAAGAAACAGGGCATGACGATCTTCACCGGCGCGGGCGTCGAGGAACTGAAGGCCACCGCAACCGGCGTCACCGCGAAGATCAAGACGAAGGACGGCAAGACCGAAAGCGCCGAATTCAGCCACGCAATCGTCGCGATCGGCATCGTCCCGAACACCGAGAATATCGGCCTTGAAACGCTCGGCGTGAAGACGACCAAGGGCCATATCGACACCGACGCGATGTGCCGCACCAACATCCCCGGCATCTGGGCGATCGGCGACGTCACCGCGCCGCCATGGCTCGCGCATAAGGCGATGCATGAATCGGTGATTTCGGTCGAAGCGATCGCGGGCAACCACCCGCACGCGATGGACCCGCGCAACATCCCCGGCTGCACCTATTGCCGCCCGCAGATCGCCAGCGTCGGACTGACCGAAGCAAAGGCCAAGGAACTCGGTTACGAGGTCAAGTCCGGCACCTTCCCCTTCATCGGCAACGGCAAGGCAATTGCTCTGGGCGAGGCCGAAGGTTTCACCAAGACCGTGTTCGATGCGAAGACCGGTGAACTGCTGGGAGCGCACATGATCGGCGCCGAAGTCACCGAACTCATTCAGGGCTATACGATCGGCAAGACCGCCGAACTGGTCGAGGATGATTTCATCGGCACCGTTTTCCCCCATCCGACGCTCAGCGAAACCATGCATGAGGGCGTGCTGGCGGCGTTCGGACGGCCGCTGCATATTTGA
- a CDS encoding universal stress protein → MRTYLVVIDDSPEASLALRFAARRAARTGGGVIVLAIIPPQDFVAFGGVQATIEAEAREHAEELVAAASDAVVQEGVTPQAMVKLGKPAEVVCEVIRANDEIAALVLATAASGAPGPLVTFFTGQDAGSLPCPVMLVPGGIDIARLDALS, encoded by the coding sequence ATGCGGACTTATTTGGTGGTGATCGACGACAGTCCGGAAGCGTCGCTGGCGCTGCGCTTTGCTGCGCGGCGCGCGGCGCGGACGGGCGGCGGCGTCATCGTGCTGGCGATCATTCCGCCGCAGGATTTCGTCGCATTCGGCGGGGTCCAGGCGACGATCGAGGCCGAGGCGCGGGAGCATGCCGAGGAGCTTGTCGCGGCGGCTTCCGACGCGGTGGTTCAGGAAGGCGTGACGCCGCAGGCCATGGTCAAATTGGGCAAACCCGCCGAGGTCGTGTGCGAGGTGATCCGTGCCAATGACGAGATTGCCGCGCTGGTGCTCGCAACCGCGGCGAGCGGAGCACCGGGGCCGCTCGTGACCTTCTTCACCGGACAGGATGCAGGATCGCTGCCCTGTCCGGTGATGCTGGTGCCGGGCGGGATCGATATCGCCCGGCTCGATGCGCTGAGTTAG
- a CDS encoding ribonuclease R family protein, giving the protein MVRKKQHGLPTPEQILRFIEESKDAVGKREIAKHFALQGNDKIALKALLKDMTDEGLVDLAPGRAFHKHGGLPRVTVLRIVAIEGSNLWAVPDRWEGTGPAPRLRVMEQGRKGALGVGDRILARTEERGSGHVAHPMKRLQASAEMVIGVLVEDVGPGGKPMVWLRPADKRARYDFAVADKGDADIGDLVRAELTGRGAAIKAKVIDRIGDPFAPRSLSMIAIARHEIPHVFGSETIAEAEKAAKLPLTPDGREDLRDLPIVAIDPIDARDHDDAVWAIPDDQPGNKDGFRAIVAIADVSYYVRPDGDLDREARRRGNSVYFPDRVVPMLPETLSAGVCSLKAGEDRAAMACHLIIDKHGKVTSWRFARALVRLRGNIAYEHAQAAYDADTPREDWDADVLPTLKNLWACWALLAKARAARDPLDLDLPERQVILDEQGSIAEIRVRDRLDSMRLIEDYMIAANVAAAKALEAKKSPVMYRIHEPPSREKLVGLKDYLETFERSFSLGQVITPAVFNRLIDGFSEDDRLPEIMQAILRSQTQAYYGPANAGHFGLALGSYAHFTSPIRRYADLIVHRALVDSYKLEVPGKPKDLPARTGLGEADAKGLSRIGEAISALERRAMEAERETVDRYVAAYLATKTGEIVVARITGVQPFGFFATVDGLGGDGLVPVSTLGSERFFYDEAARSLDSEHGRVSYTTGQRIELRLMDANPVSGALRFELPDAPEGGFRNRPPRRDGIKAKGPGKGPGKDKAGKHMVGKRGRPANIKHKGKRR; this is encoded by the coding sequence ATGGTCCGAAAAAAACAACATGGTCTGCCGACGCCCGAGCAAATCCTCCGCTTTATCGAAGAGAGCAAGGACGCGGTGGGGAAGCGCGAGATCGCGAAACATTTCGCGCTCCAGGGCAATGACAAGATCGCGCTGAAGGCGCTGCTCAAGGACATGACCGATGAGGGGCTGGTCGACCTGGCTCCCGGACGCGCCTTTCACAAGCATGGCGGCCTGCCGCGCGTGACCGTCCTTCGTATCGTTGCGATTGAGGGCAGCAATCTATGGGCGGTGCCCGATCGCTGGGAAGGCACCGGCCCCGCGCCGCGCCTGCGCGTAATGGAGCAAGGCCGCAAGGGCGCGCTTGGCGTCGGCGACCGTATCCTCGCGCGCACCGAGGAACGCGGCAGCGGGCATGTCGCGCACCCGATGAAGCGTCTTCAGGCCAGCGCCGAAATGGTGATCGGCGTGCTCGTCGAGGACGTCGGCCCCGGCGGTAAGCCGATGGTCTGGCTGCGACCCGCCGACAAGCGCGCGCGCTATGACTTTGCGGTCGCCGACAAGGGCGATGCCGATATAGGCGACCTTGTCCGAGCCGAACTCACTGGGCGCGGCGCCGCGATCAAGGCGAAGGTCATCGACCGCATCGGCGATCCCTTTGCGCCCAGATCTTTGAGCATGATCGCAATCGCGCGGCATGAAATTCCGCATGTTTTCGGATCCGAAACCATCGCGGAGGCTGAAAAGGCGGCAAAGCTGCCGCTCACGCCCGACGGACGCGAGGATTTGCGCGACTTGCCGATCGTCGCGATCGACCCGATCGACGCGCGCGATCATGACGATGCGGTCTGGGCGATCCCCGACGACCAACCGGGCAACAAGGACGGTTTCCGCGCGATCGTCGCGATCGCCGACGTCAGCTATTATGTTCGCCCCGACGGCGATCTCGACCGCGAGGCGCGGCGCCGCGGCAACAGCGTCTATTTCCCCGACAGGGTCGTCCCGATGCTTCCGGAGACTTTGTCGGCGGGCGTATGCTCGCTCAAGGCCGGCGAGGATCGTGCGGCGATGGCGTGCCATCTCATCATCGACAAGCATGGGAAAGTGACGTCATGGCGCTTCGCCCGCGCTCTGGTGCGGTTGCGCGGGAACATCGCCTATGAACATGCGCAGGCGGCTTATGACGCCGATACGCCGCGCGAAGACTGGGATGCGGACGTGCTCCCGACGCTAAAGAATCTGTGGGCCTGCTGGGCGCTCCTCGCCAAGGCGCGCGCCGCGCGCGATCCACTCGATCTCGACCTGCCCGAACGTCAGGTGATCCTCGACGAACAGGGAAGCATTGCCGAAATCCGCGTCCGCGACCGGCTCGATTCGATGCGGCTGATCGAGGATTATATGATCGCGGCGAACGTCGCCGCCGCAAAGGCGCTCGAGGCCAAGAAATCGCCCGTGATGTATCGCATTCACGAACCACCAAGCCGCGAGAAGCTTGTTGGGCTCAAGGACTATCTCGAAACCTTTGAGCGAAGCTTCTCGCTTGGGCAGGTGATCACCCCGGCAGTGTTCAACCGCCTCATCGACGGCTTTTCCGAAGACGACCGGTTGCCAGAGATCATGCAGGCGATACTGCGCAGCCAGACGCAGGCCTATTACGGCCCCGCCAACGCGGGCCATTTCGGTCTCGCGCTTGGCTCATACGCGCATTTCACCTCGCCGATCCGCCGCTACGCCGACCTCATCGTCCACCGCGCGCTGGTCGACAGCTATAAACTCGAAGTGCCGGGCAAGCCCAAGGACCTGCCCGCACGCACCGGGCTTGGCGAAGCCGACGCCAAGGGGCTGTCACGTATCGGCGAAGCGATCAGCGCGCTCGAGCGCCGTGCGATGGAGGCCGAGCGCGAGACTGTTGACCGCTATGTCGCCGCCTATCTTGCGACCAAGACGGGCGAGATCGTCGTCGCGCGGATCACCGGCGTACAACCCTTCGGCTTCTTCGCGACCGTCGACGGGCTCGGTGGTGACGGTCTGGTTCCGGTTTCCACGCTCGGCAGCGAACGTTTTTTCTATGACGAAGCGGCGCGGAGCCTCGACAGCGAACATGGCCGCGTCAGTTACACGACGGGGCAGCGTATCGAACTGCGCCTGATGGACGCCAATCCGGTCAGCGGCGCACTGCGCTTCGAACTGCCCGATGCGCCCGAAGGCGGTTTCCGGAACCGTCCGCCACGGCGCGACGGGATAAAGGCGAAGGGCCCAGGGAAGGGGCCTGGGAAAGACAAGGCGGGCAAGCATATGGTCGGCAAGCGCGGCCGCCCCGCGAACATCAAGCATAAGGGCAAGCGGCGCTAA
- a CDS encoding amidohydrolase family protein has translation MQSRMKFGSFLRGIALGSTALFIASITPAKAQDGAGQTVITAARYIDVLSGKTVEYPAIFVGADGRITNIADARTVRWGANVKHVDLGDKTLLPGLIDMHVHLDGPADIGGYRGLEFTDSFWGMTAVKNANDMLGAGFTTVRNVGSSDRNDIGLKQAIDAGYATGPRIVPAGYALGATGGHCDSTFLPPSLEKKDGKEEGIGDTPEELRYQVRRQRKYGAEVIKVCATGGVFSRNTEPGQLQVSERELAAIADEAHQWGLRVAAHAHGASGIRAAIAAGIDTIEHVSLVDDEGIRMAVARKQPVWFSMDIYNTEYTQAEGAKNGVLEDNLRKDREVAQIQRDNFRKAVKAGVRMVFGSDAGVMPHGDVGKQFRVMVEYGMTPLQAIQAATKNAAEALGREKDVGAIAVGRYADIVAVDGDPLTDVRQLESVDAVVKGGVLVRGE, from the coding sequence ATGCAATCGCGAATGAAGTTCGGCAGTTTTCTGCGGGGAATCGCTTTGGGGTCGACGGCGCTTTTCATCGCCTCGATCACCCCCGCAAAGGCACAGGACGGCGCCGGACAAACCGTCATCACCGCCGCTCGCTACATCGATGTGCTGAGCGGCAAGACGGTTGAATATCCCGCGATCTTCGTCGGCGCCGATGGCCGCATCACGAACATCGCCGATGCGCGCACGGTTCGTTGGGGTGCGAATGTCAAACATGTCGACCTAGGCGACAAGACATTGCTGCCTGGCCTGATCGACATGCACGTTCACCTCGACGGTCCCGCCGACATCGGCGGTTATCGCGGGCTCGAATTTACCGACAGCTTCTGGGGCATGACCGCGGTCAAGAACGCCAATGACATGCTCGGCGCAGGGTTCACAACGGTGCGTAACGTCGGTTCGAGCGACCGCAACGACATCGGCCTAAAGCAGGCGATCGATGCCGGCTATGCGACGGGTCCGCGTATCGTGCCTGCGGGCTATGCGCTCGGCGCCACCGGAGGCCATTGCGACAGCACTTTCCTTCCGCCCAGCCTCGAAAAGAAGGACGGCAAGGAAGAGGGGATCGGCGATACGCCCGAGGAACTGCGCTATCAGGTGCGCCGCCAGCGCAAATATGGTGCGGAAGTGATCAAGGTCTGCGCGACCGGCGGCGTCTTTTCGCGGAACACCGAACCGGGGCAGCTCCAGGTATCCGAAAGGGAACTCGCCGCGATCGCCGACGAAGCGCATCAATGGGGTCTCCGCGTTGCCGCGCATGCGCACGGCGCATCGGGCATCCGGGCTGCTATTGCTGCCGGGATCGATACGATCGAGCATGTCAGCCTCGTCGATGACGAGGGCATTCGCATGGCTGTTGCACGCAAGCAGCCGGTGTGGTTCTCGATGGACATCTACAACACCGAATATACGCAGGCCGAAGGCGCAAAGAACGGCGTGCTGGAGGATAATCTTCGCAAGGACCGCGAAGTTGCCCAGATCCAGCGCGACAATTTCCGCAAGGCCGTAAAGGCTGGCGTGCGCATGGTCTTCGGTTCGGACGCGGGCGTGATGCCGCACGGCGACGTCGGCAAACAGTTCCGCGTCATGGTGGAATATGGAATGACTCCGCTGCAGGCGATCCAGGCCGCGACCAAGAATGCCGCCGAGGCACTCGGCCGCGAAAAGGATGTCGGCGCAATCGCAGTCGGTCGTTATGCCGATATCGTCGCGGTCGACGGCGATCCGCTCACCGATGTGCGTCAGCTCGAAAGCGTCGACGCGGTAGTGAAAGGCGGGGTACTCGTCAGGGGGGAATAA
- a CDS encoding phosphatase PAP2 family protein produces MLRRSSFPAIAAALLLALVLLGFAVGAGWTEAADWQISHSLAIRVDESSPAFIAFMQGASWIGGGTPRWVIVILLCGLVWHWCGPRCAVALGGASLLSNLASSLLKLGFGRARPDLIDHLDHQTSYSYPSGHATSAAVVYLLLAWLAPPRWRPYAWTLAAAMIILNGFSRIMLGVHWASDIVGGTMLGTAFALLGAWWVARQQNSA; encoded by the coding sequence TTGCTTCGACGTTCAAGCTTTCCAGCCATAGCGGCGGCGCTCCTCCTCGCCCTCGTCCTTCTCGGCTTCGCGGTCGGAGCGGGCTGGACCGAGGCCGCCGATTGGCAAATCTCGCATAGCCTCGCGATCCGCGTTGACGAAAGCAGCCCTGCCTTCATCGCCTTCATGCAAGGCGCGAGTTGGATCGGCGGCGGCACACCGCGCTGGGTCATCGTGATCCTGCTCTGCGGGCTTGTCTGGCACTGGTGCGGCCCACGCTGCGCTGTCGCACTCGGTGGAGCCTCGCTGCTGTCGAACCTTGCGTCGAGCCTGCTCAAACTCGGCTTCGGCCGCGCTCGCCCGGATCTGATCGATCACCTCGACCATCAGACGAGCTACTCCTACCCCAGCGGCCATGCGACAAGCGCCGCTGTCGTCTACCTCCTCCTCGCCTGGCTCGCACCGCCGCGCTGGCGCCCCTATGCGTGGACGCTCGCCGCGGCGATGATCATCCTCAACGGCTTCTCGCGGATCATGCTCGGCGTCCATTGGGCGAGCGACATCGTTGGCGGCACGATGCTCGGCACCGCCTTCGCGCTGCTCGGTGCGTGGTGGGTGGCAAGGCAGCAGAATTCAGCCTGA
- the proS gene encoding proline--tRNA ligase codes for MIKHALSVTRQADFAAWYQDVIAEADLAEESGVRGCMVIKPWGYGIWERIQTIMDAGIKDMGVQNCYFPLFIPLSFFEKEADHVDGFAKEMAVVTHHRLIQDGKGKLIPDPEAKLEEPLIVRPTSETVIGAAMSRWVQSWRDLPLRVNQWANVVRWEMRTRMFLRTAEFLWQEGHSAHDSKEDAVAETMRALELYRRVAEEALALPVIAGEKPENERFPGAAATYSIEAMMQDGKALQAGTSHYLGTGFAEAANIRFQDKEGGHSLCHTVSWGFSTRTIGAVIMTHGDDDGLRCPPRIAPHQIVIVPMLRDNDEDQAILDYCASLEKELKALDAFREPVRVLLDTNANKAQTKRWGWVKKGAPIILEIGPRDVAGGNVAVIRRDRLYKHDGKLNSAFVPRGDFVAAAVATLGEIQDNLYAEARERLHANIRRDVTDLAAHYAGEDKFTGWVEVQWSRPTGAVLDGIVEKLKSLKLTMRNTPLDAAPADGACFFTGEPAVERVLIGRTY; via the coding sequence ATGATCAAGCATGCGCTCAGCGTAACCCGGCAGGCCGACTTCGCGGCCTGGTATCAGGATGTCATTGCCGAAGCCGACCTCGCCGAGGAATCGGGCGTTCGCGGTTGCATGGTGATCAAGCCGTGGGGTTATGGCATCTGGGAACGCATCCAGACCATCATGGACGCTGGCATCAAGGACATGGGCGTCCAGAACTGCTATTTCCCGCTCTTCATTCCCTTGAGCTTCTTTGAGAAGGAAGCCGACCATGTCGATGGTTTCGCAAAGGAAATGGCGGTCGTAACGCACCACCGGCTGATCCAGGACGGCAAGGGCAAGCTGATCCCCGATCCCGAGGCGAAGCTGGAAGAGCCGTTGATCGTCCGTCCCACGTCGGAAACCGTGATCGGCGCCGCGATGAGCCGCTGGGTCCAGTCGTGGCGTGACCTGCCGCTGCGCGTCAACCAGTGGGCCAATGTCGTGCGCTGGGAAATGCGTACGCGCATGTTCCTGCGCACCGCCGAATTCCTGTGGCAGGAAGGCCATAGCGCACACGACAGCAAGGAAGACGCGGTCGCCGAAACGATGCGCGCCCTCGAACTCTATCGCCGCGTCGCCGAAGAGGCGCTCGCGCTGCCCGTGATCGCGGGTGAGAAGCCCGAGAATGAGCGTTTCCCGGGCGCCGCCGCGACCTATTCGATCGAGGCGATGATGCAGGATGGCAAGGCGCTGCAGGCCGGCACGTCGCACTATCTCGGCACCGGTTTCGCCGAGGCTGCGAATATCCGCTTTCAGGACAAGGAAGGCGGCCACAGCCTCTGTCATACGGTCAGTTGGGGGTTCTCGACCCGCACGATCGGCGCCGTCATTATGACGCATGGTGACGACGATGGTCTCCGCTGCCCGCCGCGCATCGCGCCGCACCAGATCGTCATCGTCCCGATGCTGCGCGACAATGACGAGGATCAGGCGATCCTGGACTATTGCGCGTCGCTCGAAAAGGAATTGAAGGCGCTCGACGCCTTCCGCGAACCCGTGCGCGTGCTGCTCGACACCAATGCCAACAAGGCGCAGACCAAGCGCTGGGGCTGGGTCAAGAAGGGCGCGCCGATCATCCTCGAAATCGGTCCGCGCGACGTTGCCGGCGGCAATGTCGCGGTGATCCGCCGGGATCGGCTGTACAAGCACGACGGCAAGCTCAACAGCGCCTTCGTGCCGCGCGGCGATTTCGTCGCTGCCGCCGTCGCGACGCTCGGCGAGATTCAGGACAATCTCTATGCCGAGGCGAGGGAGCGTCTTCACGCTAATATCCGCCGCGACGTCACCGACCTTGCTGCGCATTATGCAGGTGAGGACAAGTTCACCGGTTGGGTCGAGGTGCAATGGTCGCGCCCGACCGGCGCCGTCCTCGATGGGATTGTCGAGAAGCTGAAATCGCTCAAGCTCACTATGCGCAACACGCCGCTCGATGCCGCCCCCGCCGATGGCGCCTGTTTCTTCACCGGCGAGCCCGCGGTCGAACGCGTGCTCATCGGGCGGACCTATTGA
- a CDS encoding pyruvate dehydrogenase complex dihydrolipoamide acetyltransferase encodes MPIELKMPALSPTMEEGTLAKWLVKEGDTVKSGDLLAEIETDKATMEFEAVDEGTIAQILVAEGTDNVKVGTVIAVIAGEDEDAGSVKAAPAAAPAPAAEPKAEAPAAAPAAPAPAPAPTPAPAVAAAAPAASGDRIKASPLAKRLAAERGIDLSTVTGTGPGGRIVKDDLDGASTGAPAAPAAAPSAATPAAAAPAAAPAPATAGTIPDFGIPHEDEKLSGMRKTIARRLTESMQQSPHIYLTVDIRLDALLKLRGELNASLESRGVKLSVNDMLIKALAVALERVPACNVSFGGDVMRKYSRADISVAVSIPGGLITPIIVDAGGKSMSKISTEMSELAAKAKEGKLQPNEYQGGTASISNMGMMGIKQFTAVINPPQAMIMAIGAGEKRPYIVDDALAMATVMSATGSFDHRAIDGADGALLMKTFKELVENPLGLVA; translated from the coding sequence ATGCCAATCGAACTCAAAATGCCCGCTCTCTCGCCGACGATGGAGGAGGGCACCCTTGCCAAATGGCTGGTCAAGGAAGGCGACACGGTCAAATCGGGCGACCTGCTCGCCGAGATCGAGACCGACAAGGCAACAATGGAGTTCGAGGCGGTCGACGAAGGCACGATTGCGCAAATCCTGGTCGCCGAAGGCACCGACAATGTGAAGGTCGGCACCGTCATCGCCGTGATCGCGGGCGAAGACGAAGATGCGGGCAGCGTCAAGGCTGCTCCGGCGGCGGCTCCGGCCCCTGCCGCAGAACCCAAAGCTGAAGCGCCCGCCGCAGCACCCGCCGCTCCTGCACCTGCACCTGCACCCACCCCGGCGCCCGCAGTGGCCGCCGCCGCTCCCGCCGCATCGGGTGATCGCATCAAGGCCAGCCCGCTAGCCAAGCGTCTGGCCGCCGAGCGCGGAATCGACCTTTCGACCGTCACGGGCACGGGCCCCGGTGGCCGCATCGTCAAGGATGACCTTGACGGCGCATCAACCGGCGCGCCCGCGGCGCCCGCAGCGGCGCCGAGTGCGGCTACTCCGGCCGCCGCCGCTCCTGCAGCAGCCCCGGCACCGGCTACCGCCGGCACGATCCCTGATTTCGGCATCCCGCACGAGGACGAAAAGCTGTCGGGCATGCGCAAGACGATCGCGCGTCGCCTGACGGAATCGATGCAGCAATCGCCGCACATCTACCTGACCGTCGACATCCGCCTCGACGCGCTGCTCAAGCTGCGCGGCGAACTCAACGCCAGCCTCGAAAGCCGCGGCGTCAAGCTCAGCGTCAACGACATGCTGATCAAGGCGCTCGCGGTCGCGCTCGAACGCGTGCCGGCGTGCAATGTCTCGTTCGGCGGCGACGTGATGCGCAAGTACAGCCGTGCCGACATCTCGGTCGCGGTGAGCATCCCGGGCGGCCTGATCACCCCGATCATCGTCGACGCGGGTGGCAAGTCGATGTCGAAAATCTCGACCGAAATGTCCGAGCTCGCGGCAAAGGCGAAGGAAGGCAAGCTTCAGCCCAATGAATATCAGGGCGGAACTGCCTCGATTTCGAACATGGGCATGATGGGGATCAAGCAGTTCACCGCAGTGATCAACCCGCCGCAAGCGATGATCATGGCGATCGGCGCGGGCGAGAAACGCCCCTACATCGTCGATGACGCGCTTGCGATGGCCACCGTCATGTCGGCCACCGGCAGCTTCGACCACCGCGCGATCGACGGCGCCGACGGCGCGCTGCTGATGAAGACCTTCAAGGAACTGGTGGAGAACCCGCTGGGGCTGGTCGCCTGA